The Hydrogenobacter thermophilus TK-6 genome window below encodes:
- a CDS encoding glycosyltransferase, with product MINLEDYAQYADGETIEELRLLASSLKNLKVLHINSTREGGGVAEILSRLVPLMNALGIETHWEVFKGSEEFFRFTKKLHNMLHLPGFSRIESHEVATYLRTTYENLNSIKTETYHVVFIHDPQPMGMVINKQKHQKWVWRCHIDTSTPDPKAWDFIELFVNAYDATVFHIPEFVYQKLQVPAYIIPPSIDPLHPKNIELDRDFILQTLEKFGIDPQRPILLQVSRFDRLKDPIGVYQAYRMVKSKYACQLILAGSYASDDPEGEEVYREMLNATADDRDVFVLNLPPNSHLEINALQRASTVVLQKSIREGFGLVVSEAMWKQKPVIGGNVGGIKRQIIEGTTGFLVNTIEGTAYRARQLLSDRELRERMGFYARNRVKHRFLIIRHLKDYLVLLKSLLR from the coding sequence ATGATAAACCTTGAGGACTACGCCCAGTATGCGGACGGAGAGACAATTGAGGAGCTAAGACTCCTTGCAAGCAGTTTAAAAAACCTTAAGGTGCTTCATATAAACTCCACAAGAGAAGGTGGAGGTGTTGCAGAGATACTTTCAAGGCTTGTACCACTTATGAACGCCTTAGGCATAGAGACCCACTGGGAGGTTTTTAAGGGTTCGGAGGAGTTTTTTCGCTTTACCAAAAAGCTCCACAACATGCTTCACCTTCCCGGTTTTTCCAGAATAGAGAGCCATGAAGTGGCTACATATCTGAGGACCACTTACGAGAACCTGAACAGTATAAAGACAGAAACCTACCATGTAGTCTTCATACACGACCCTCAGCCTATGGGCATGGTGATAAACAAGCAAAAGCACCAAAAGTGGGTATGGCGCTGTCATATAGATACATCAACGCCCGACCCCAAAGCTTGGGACTTTATAGAGCTTTTCGTAAATGCTTACGATGCTACGGTATTTCACATACCAGAGTTTGTTTACCAGAAACTCCAGGTGCCTGCTTACATAATCCCTCCTTCCATAGACCCCCTTCACCCCAAAAATATAGAGCTGGACAGAGATTTTATCCTGCAAACTCTGGAAAAGTTTGGCATAGACCCACAAAGACCCATACTTTTGCAGGTTTCAAGGTTTGATAGGCTCAAGGACCCTATAGGTGTTTATCAGGCTTACAGGATGGTAAAAAGCAAGTATGCATGCCAGCTTATACTGGCTGGCTCTTATGCCAGCGACGATCCTGAAGGAGAAGAAGTTTACAGAGAGATGCTCAATGCCACCGCGGATGACAGGGATGTTTTTGTACTAAACCTTCCTCCCAACAGCCATCTGGAGATAAACGCACTTCAGCGTGCGAGTACGGTAGTCCTTCAAAAATCCATAAGGGAAGGCTTTGGACTTGTGGTTTCCGAAGCCATGTGGAAGCAAAAGCCTGTTATAGGCGGCAATGTAGGCGGTATAAAAAGGCAGATTATAGAAGGTACAACTGGCTTTCTGGTAAACACCATAGAAGGTACTGCATACAGAGCAAGGCAGCTTCTCTCAGACAGAGAGCTTAGGGAAAGGATGGGATTTTACGCAAGGAATAGGGTAAAGCATCGCTTTTTGATTATAAGGCATCTTAAAGATTACCTTGTGCTACTCAAAAGTCTCTTAAGGTAA
- a CDS encoding DUF5752 family protein: protein MADIFCFKTEVWVPVYTGIKVQNLQEFIQALRAVPCGSLLYHLYIHLFNYHNLPTDYPNSFSYWLASNGYEVLAEKVSSIDPTRYYDLEVLRNDILALLSESSEEKVKRPLQPFYFMSVYREVIDTSKCASNIEELLEGIKSLGISSLFYHLITSRIDKKSLVNDYSEWLLSQGYAKKAEAIDALDVYALNLYEVKELIIEVLSA, encoded by the coding sequence ATGGCTGATATCTTTTGTTTTAAGACAGAGGTTTGGGTGCCAGTTTATACAGGCATAAAGGTACAAAACCTTCAGGAGTTTATACAAGCTCTTCGGGCTGTGCCGTGCGGAAGTCTTCTTTATCATCTTTACATCCATCTCTTCAATTACCACAACTTACCTACCGACTATCCTAACAGTTTTTCTTACTGGCTCGCGTCCAACGGCTATGAGGTGCTGGCGGAAAAGGTATCTTCTATAGACCCAACGCGCTACTATGATCTTGAGGTTCTAAGAAACGACATTTTAGCTCTCCTTTCGGAGAGCTCTGAGGAGAAAGTAAAAAGACCTCTCCAGCCCTTTTACTTCATGAGCGTGTACAGGGAGGTGATAGATACGAGCAAATGCGCATCAAACATTGAGGAGCTTCTGGAAGGCATAAAAAGCCTGGGTATTTCTTCCCTTTTTTATCACCTTATCACTTCAAGAATAGATAAAAAAAGCCTTGTAAACGATTACTCTGAGTGGCTGCTCAGTCAAGGTTATGCCAAGAAGGCAGAAGCCATAGATGCCTTGGATGTTTACGCTTTGAACCTTTACGAGGTAAAGGAGCTTATTATAGAGGTGCTGAGCGCATGA
- a CDS encoding bifunctional alpha,alpha-trehalose-phosphate synthase (UDP-forming)/trehalose-phosphatase, with protein sequence MRLVVIANRLPVTVKSLDPVKFERSPGGLVSGIETFIKKARISDWVWMGWGGSNLRKKDVQKIKELLLNKHRCLPAYVPEKIMNKFYNGFCNRTLWPLFHSMPTLATYEKSTWESYIEVNRIFLKTLLENLEVGKETQIWIHDYHLMLLPGMLREVHPEAKIGFFLHIPFPPPEIYAQFPWRREILEGLLGADLIGFHTYEYTINFLRSLSRILGIEHSMGELVYLDRLLKVDTFPMGIDFELFNSIKGVSKKTKAIKQALGNKKIVFSVDRLDYTKGIYNRLLAFEDFLRRREDWRGKVVLILNVVPSREGVEQYQSMKRQIEEKVAQINGTFGSVEWVPVLYHYKSLSVEDLVAHYKASDVLLVTPIKDGMNLIAKEFVASRRDLRGVLVLSEFAGSSRELGEALVVNPNSVEELSKAIELALEMPPEEQESRLRIMQDRLKRYDVLKWGSEFLETLKGIASKRDTLKTKELGDRLTRKLKDMFRSAKSRLLLVDYDGTLVPLAKRPQLAVPTQEIKDILYLLGMLENTQVVLISGRKKEQLHLWFGNLPITLVAEHGCWVKEPKRDWDSRCNIQSELKEKVRTIMDTYVDRLPQSFVEDKDFTVAFHYRNADPEMASLRVAELVDELKALIANTELSILTGNKVIEVRPAGVNKGTTAISFCQNCDFVLAMGDDITDEDMFKALSPKAITIKVGVAPSFARYHLASQVDALNLLKYLVENG encoded by the coding sequence ATGAGGTTGGTGGTAATTGCCAACAGGCTTCCTGTAACGGTTAAGAGTCTTGACCCTGTAAAGTTTGAGAGGAGTCCTGGTGGATTGGTATCAGGCATAGAGACTTTTATCAAAAAGGCACGCATCTCTGATTGGGTGTGGATGGGCTGGGGTGGTTCCAACTTAAGAAAAAAGGATGTACAGAAGATAAAGGAACTCCTACTCAATAAACATAGGTGTTTGCCTGCTTATGTGCCTGAGAAGATTATGAACAAGTTTTACAACGGCTTTTGCAACAGGACTCTTTGGCCTCTTTTTCACAGTATGCCTACTCTCGCAACCTACGAAAAAAGCACATGGGAGAGCTACATAGAGGTAAACCGCATATTTCTGAAGACCCTGCTAGAAAACCTTGAAGTGGGCAAAGAAACTCAAATATGGATTCATGACTACCATCTTATGCTTCTGCCCGGCATGCTCAGGGAGGTCCATCCGGAGGCAAAGATAGGCTTTTTTCTTCACATACCTTTCCCACCTCCGGAGATATATGCTCAGTTTCCTTGGAGGAGGGAGATTCTGGAGGGGCTCTTGGGAGCTGACCTTATCGGCTTTCATACCTACGAGTATACGATTAATTTTCTTAGAAGTCTCTCAAGAATCTTAGGCATAGAGCACAGTATGGGGGAGCTGGTGTATTTGGACAGACTGCTAAAGGTGGATACATTCCCGATGGGTATAGATTTTGAGCTTTTCAACTCTATAAAGGGCGTTAGTAAGAAGACAAAGGCTATAAAGCAGGCTCTGGGTAATAAGAAAATAGTTTTCTCCGTAGATAGGCTTGATTACACAAAAGGCATATACAACAGGCTTTTAGCTTTTGAAGACTTTTTGCGAAGGAGGGAAGACTGGAGGGGGAAGGTGGTTCTTATTCTGAATGTGGTACCTTCAAGGGAAGGGGTGGAGCAGTATCAAAGTATGAAGCGCCAAATTGAGGAAAAAGTTGCCCAGATAAACGGCACTTTTGGGTCCGTGGAGTGGGTGCCTGTGCTATATCACTACAAGTCCCTGTCTGTGGAGGACCTTGTGGCACACTATAAAGCCAGCGATGTACTGCTGGTGACCCCTATAAAGGATGGTATGAACCTGATAGCAAAGGAGTTTGTAGCATCGCGAAGGGACCTCAGGGGTGTTCTGGTGCTTTCTGAGTTTGCAGGGAGCAGTAGAGAGCTGGGTGAGGCGCTGGTGGTGAATCCCAACTCAGTAGAGGAGCTATCAAAAGCGATAGAGCTTGCTCTTGAGATGCCTCCTGAAGAACAGGAAAGCAGATTAAGAATTATGCAGGACAGACTCAAAAGGTACGATGTGTTAAAGTGGGGAAGTGAGTTTCTGGAAACCCTTAAAGGGATAGCATCCAAAAGGGATACGCTCAAGACAAAGGAGCTCGGCGACCGGCTCACACGCAAGCTTAAAGACATGTTTAGGAGTGCCAAAAGTAGGCTGCTTCTTGTGGACTACGACGGGACGCTGGTGCCTTTGGCAAAGAGGCCACAGCTTGCTGTACCTACTCAGGAGATAAAGGACATACTTTATCTACTGGGCATGCTGGAAAATACGCAGGTGGTGCTAATATCAGGTAGAAAAAAGGAGCAGCTGCATCTGTGGTTTGGGAATCTACCTATAACCCTTGTTGCAGAGCACGGCTGTTGGGTAAAGGAGCCAAAGAGAGACTGGGATAGCAGGTGTAATATCCAAAGTGAACTCAAAGAGAAAGTAAGAACCATCATGGATACATATGTGGACAGACTTCCTCAGTCTTTTGTAGAGGATAAGGATTTTACCGTAGCCTTTCACTACAGGAACGCAGACCCAGAGATGGCCTCTCTCAGAGTTGCAGAGCTGGTGGATGAGCTTAAAGCTCTAATAGCCAATACGGAGCTTAGCATACTTACGGGAAATAAAGTAATTGAGGTGCGTCCTGCAGGTGTAAATAAAGGTACAACTGCCATATCTTTCTGCCAGAACTGTGATTTTGTGCTGGCCATGGGTGATGACATTACCGACGAGGATATGTTTAAAGCGTTATCCCCGAAGGCTATAACTATAAAAGTGGGGGTGGCTCCTTCCTTTGCCAGGTATCATTTAGCCTCTCAGGTAGATGCCCTAAACCTATTAAAATATCTTGTAGAAAATGGCTGA